In Xenopus tropicalis strain Nigerian chromosome 5, UCB_Xtro_10.0, whole genome shotgun sequence, one genomic interval encodes:
- the sec62 gene encoding translocation protein SEC62 (The RefSeq protein has 2 substitutions compared to this genomic sequence): MAERRRHKKRIQEVGEPTKDEKAIAKYLRFNCPSKSTNMMGHKVDYFIASKAVDCLLDSKWAKAKKGEEALFTNRESVVEFCNRLLKKQFFHRALKVMKTKPEKEVKKEKEKEKGKSDSGKEDEKKSKKDAPKEEKSKKEKKKEVEKEEVKKEEAPGTPKKKETKRKFKLEPHEDQLFLDGNEVYVWIYDPVHFKTFAMGLILVIAVIAATLFPLWPAEMRVGVYYLSVGAGCFVASILLLAVARCILFLIIWLLTGGRHHFWFLPNLTADVGFIDSFRPVYTHEYKGPKSDQKKEEKSEVKTPLKSDSEDKSDSEKKEEEERKAEAAEGSGTEGSGAERQSDTDSDRREDEGSQHSSGNGNDFEMITKEELEQQTDEGECDDDEEDVKEEEGTAESRPLCEKS; the protein is encoded by the exons ATGGCGGAACGTAGGAGACACAAGAAGCGGATCCAG GAGGTGGGTGAGCCAACCAAAGATGAAAAGGCAATAGCCAAGTACCTGCGCTTCAACTGCCCTTCCAAATCAACTAATATGATGGGCCACAAAGTTGACTACTTCATTG CTTCCAAGGCTGTGGACTGTCTTTTGGATTCAAAATGGGCTAAAGCCAAGAAAGGAGAAGAAGCCCTCTTCACTAATAGAGAGTCGGTGGTTGAATTCTGCAATAG ACTCCTGAAAAAACAGTTTTTCCACCGAGCACTGAAAGTAATGAAGACAAAGCCTGAAAAGGAGgtgaagaaagaaaaggaaaaagaaaaagcaaagtcCGATAGTGGAAAGGAAGATGAGAAAAAGAGCAAGAAAGATGCCCCCAAAGAGGAGAAatcaaaaaaggaaaagaaaaaagaagttgAAAAGGAGGAAGTAAAGAAG GATGAAGCACCTGGAACACCAAAAAAAAAGGAGACCAAGCGAAAGTTTAAGCTGGAACCACATGAGGATCAACTTTTCCTTGACGGAAATGAG GTGTATGTGTGGATATATGACCCAGtccattttaaaacatttgctaTGGGCCTTATCCTTG TTATTGCAGTTATAGCTGCAACCCTCTTTCCTCTGTGGCCTGCTGAGATGCGAGTCGGGGTTTACTACCTCAGTGTTGGAGCTGGATGTTTTGTTGCCAGTATTCTACTTCTTGCTGTTG CAAGGTGCATTCTCTTCCTTATCATTTGGCTTTTGACTGGAGGAAGGCATCACTTCTGGTTTCTGCCCAACTTGACAGCAGACGTTGGTTTCATTGATTCCTTCCGACCAGTTTATACACACGAATACAAAGGACCAAAATCTGACCAGAAGAAGGAGGAAAAATCTGAAGTGAAAACGCCACTTAAATCAGACAGTGAGGATAAATCGGACAgtgagaagaaggaagaagaggaaagaaagGCTGAAGCAGCCGAGGGATCAGGGACAGAAGGCTCTGGTGCAGAAAGGCAGTCAGACACAGATAGTGACAGGCGGGAAGATGAAGGCTCACAGCATAGTAGTGGCAATGGAAATGATTTTGAAATGATCACAAAGGAAGAACTTGAGCAGCAAACTGATGAAGGAGAATGCGACGATGATGAGGAGGATGTTAAAGAGGAAGAAGGCACAGCTGAGAGTAGGCCTTTATGTGAAAAATCTTAA
- the samd7 gene encoding sterile alpha motif domain-containing protein 7, with protein MTPRDHLQKMSIIGEQANVEGKHLYQLTGCMSAAELRQRQEIMMRNQMMAGNAQVMVPTQQRMPLMQSQFEPRMLERDLLPSGDLILPNDTRQLHVASQFGHSLPAHTGILSNRVFSSPGYGFLQTDPMDFVARRQELLQKHNMNRMELEMNAMYPARDIDKSQRKGFNDLEAPFLFHGISSNPMAVRGRQMVPEGHLPSDVFVHRNAFESLHGHAMLKTASPYPSMSNLQRERARRPGRRAGNQKATDHMGVAKIQADNKPPSPPAPTDEEKDEKKDEETGTMSKCDQIKTEVQPALDKSSSELQDPQKMSNQNIPREIANGRSEMDKGPNNTGTAFEERYIYQPPVHLSATPYSFPVAMNSPLLPGTQGLFLTREDLPSVEDIRKWNSQDVYNFILNLPGCSSYAQVFKDHDIDGLTLPLLTEEHLLDTMGLKLGPALKIRSQIICRLGNIFHMPSLQLTGSISSTAPMPPEHPSEVVSPLPCTNNSDILPSPGPQDQDPLKPGEIIMSENKENPCDLSMGQTDFQMNLLKS; from the exons ATGACCCCTCGTGATCACCTCCAGAAGATGTCTATAATCGGAGAGCAAGCAAATGTAGAAGGAAAACACCTGTACCAGCTCACGGGATGCATGTCAGCAGCAG AACTGCGTCAAAGACAAGAGATAATGATGAGGAACCAGATGATGGCAGGCAATGCCCAAGTTATGGTACCTACCCAACAGAGAATGCCCTTAATGCAGTCCCAGTTTGAGCCCCGCATGCTAGAGAG AGATTTGCTGCCATCTGGAGACCTAATCCTTCCCAATGACACAAGGCAGCTACATGTGGCGTCTCAGTTTGGCCACTCCCTTCCGGCACATACAGGCATACTCTCCAACAGAGTCTTCTCAAGCCCAG GGTACGGTTTTCTGCAAACAGACCCTATGGATTTTGTGGCTAGGAGACAAGAACTATTGCAGAAACACAATATGAACAG AATGGAACTGGAAATGAACGCCATGTATCCAGCCAGAGACATTGATAAATCACAACGGAAAGGCTTTAATGACTTGGAGGCACCATTTCTCTTCCATGGAATATCATCAAATCCAATGGCAGTCAGAGGAAGACAGATGGTACCAGAAGGCCACCTTCCTTCTGATGTGTTTGTACATCGAAATGCCTTTGAGAGTCTACATGGCCATGCAATGTTAAAAACTGCCAGCCCATACCCTTCGATGAGTAATCTGCAAAGAGAACGAGCCCGCAGGCCAGGCAGAAGAGCTGGCAATCAAAAGGCCACAGACCATATGGGTGTTGCCAAAATACAAGCAGATAATAAGCCACCTTCCCCACCTGCTCCTACAGATGAAGAGAAAGATGAGAAAAAAGATGAAGAAACTGGGACAATGTCCAAATGCGATCAGATAAAGACAGAGGTACAGCCTGCCTTAGATAAAAGTTCTTCTGAGTTGCAAGATCCTCAAAAGATGAGCAACCAGAATATTCCAAGAGAGATAGCCAATGGCAGGAGTGAGATGGACAAGGGACCAAACAATACTGGAACAGCTTTTGAGGAAAGATATATCTACCAGCCTCCTGTCCATCTCTCAGCAACTCCATATAGTTTTCCAGTTGCCATGAACTCACCGCTGCTACcag GCACCCAGGGTCTCTTTTTAACTAGAGAAGACTTACCCTCAGTGGAAGATATTCGCAAATGGAACTCTCAGGATGTGTATAATTTTATTCTTAATCTTCCAGGTTGTTCTAGTTATGCACAG gtttttaaagATCACGATATTGATGGATTAACCCTGCCACTGCTCACAGAAGAACATCTCCTGGACACAATGGGACTTAAACTTGGACCAGCACTTAAAATTCGCTCTCAG ATCATCTGCCGGTTGGGAAACATTTTCCATATGCCAAGCCTACAATTGACTGGATCTATTTCATCCACTGCACCAATGCCACCTGAGCATCCATCTGAAGTTGTGTCACCACTCCCATGCACTAACAACAGTGACATTCTGCCAAGTCCTGGCCCCCAGGACCAAGACCCCCTGAAACCTGGTGAAATAATAATGTCAGAGAATAAAGAGAATCCATGTGATTTATCAATGGGACAGACTGATTTTCAGATGAACTTATTAAAAAGTTGA